Proteins encoded within one genomic window of Nordella sp. HKS 07:
- a CDS encoding ABC transporter ATP-binding protein gives MARIEFEHVHKNFGDTPVLHDVTLSIESGELCVFVGPSGCGKSTLLRMVAGLETVTAGEIRLDGRRANDLPPPERNVAMVFQTYALFPHMTVAQNMGFGLKIRGVAGSVRTAKIAEVSRTLQLDGLLHRRPAQLSGGQRQRVAIGRAMLRDPAVYMFDEPLSNLDAALRIQTRLEIAKLHQLSRRSMIYVTHDQIEAMTLADRIIVLNRGRVEQVGSPMELYDQPANKFVASFIGAPAINLIDAIVTEKGLDIGPGVLVHPGIAAAPGAKVTIGIRPEHLAIARSEGEAAFISQVSLVERLGGETLIYAQAPTGGDLLILKIQGKTNLKAGERIALAVDQTHLHFFGADGNRLS, from the coding sequence ATGGCGCGAATTGAATTCGAGCATGTCCACAAGAACTTTGGCGACACGCCGGTTCTCCACGACGTCACACTCAGCATCGAGAGCGGCGAGCTCTGTGTCTTTGTCGGCCCTTCGGGCTGTGGCAAGTCCACGCTCCTGCGCATGGTGGCGGGGCTCGAGACCGTTACCGCGGGCGAGATCAGGCTCGATGGCAGGCGCGCCAATGACTTGCCGCCGCCTGAGCGCAATGTCGCGATGGTGTTCCAGACCTATGCCCTGTTCCCGCATATGACGGTCGCCCAGAATATGGGCTTCGGCCTCAAGATCCGTGGTGTCGCAGGCTCGGTACGAACCGCCAAGATCGCTGAGGTCTCCAGGACCTTGCAGCTCGACGGTCTCCTCCACCGTCGGCCGGCGCAGCTGTCGGGCGGCCAGCGGCAGCGCGTTGCCATCGGGCGCGCCATGCTGCGCGATCCCGCCGTCTATATGTTCGACGAGCCGCTCTCCAATCTCGATGCAGCGCTTCGCATACAGACCAGGCTCGAGATCGCCAAGCTTCACCAGCTGTCCCGGCGCAGCATGATCTATGTCACGCATGACCAGATCGAAGCCATGACGCTCGCCGACCGCATCATTGTCCTCAATCGCGGCCGGGTTGAGCAGGTCGGCTCGCCCATGGAGCTTTACGACCAGCCGGCGAACAAATTCGTGGCGAGCTTCATCGGCGCGCCGGCGATCAATCTCATCGATGCGATTGTCACGGAGAAAGGGCTCGATATAGGGCCAGGGGTCCTTGTCCATCCCGGCATCGCGGCGGCGCCAGGCGCGAAGGTCACCATCGGCATCAGGCCCGAACATCTCGCCATCGCCCGCAGCGAAGGCGAGGCGGCCTTCATCTCGCAAGTCTCGCTCGTCGAAAGGCTGGGGGGCGAAACGCTGATCTATGCGCAAGCGCCGACGGGCGGCGATCTCCTCATCCTCAAGATCCAGGGCAAAACCAATCTCAAGGCGGGAGAGCGGATTGCGCTCGCCGTCGATCAAACGCATCTGCATTTCTTCGGCGCCGACGGGAACAGGCTGTCCTGA
- a CDS encoding carbohydrate ABC transporter permease has protein sequence MTVGAAKVSNSAGATGAIRAGATGLIFVAPALVLYAAFVIWPLASSVYFSMTDWDGISQARWIGFANFERAFADKIHLASYLHVTLYILGTLVFEVSFGLFMAVLLNSDRPGFALLRALFFSPVVLSMSAAGVLWTFVFDYRTGIINASLKGLGLADWAQPWLSQPATALLCVMLVSGWKFAGLYMILFFAALRRIPRHLYEAARLEGAGGIWCFFNITLPLLKQNVLVAVLLAVTGGFAGFDLFFTMTNGQPYNSTEVPATWIMKQAFDNDQLGYGIALTVILTSVVCLISLIYLRYAERSHVVEY, from the coding sequence ATGACGGTCGGCGCAGCGAAAGTTTCGAATTCTGCAGGTGCGACAGGAGCGATAAGGGCCGGTGCGACGGGGTTGATCTTCGTCGCGCCGGCGCTTGTCCTTTATGCCGCCTTCGTGATCTGGCCGCTCGCGTCTTCAGTCTATTTTTCGATGACCGACTGGGACGGCATCAGCCAGGCCCGCTGGATCGGTTTCGCCAATTTCGAGCGTGCTTTCGCCGACAAGATTCACCTCGCCTCCTATCTGCATGTCACGCTCTACATACTGGGCACTCTCGTCTTCGAAGTGAGTTTCGGCCTCTTCATGGCGGTGCTGCTCAACAGCGACAGGCCCGGTTTCGCGCTACTCAGGGCGCTGTTCTTCTCACCCGTGGTGCTGTCGATGTCGGCGGCGGGCGTGCTGTGGACCTTCGTCTTCGACTATCGCACCGGCATCATCAATGCATCGCTGAAAGGACTGGGACTCGCCGACTGGGCACAGCCGTGGCTGTCACAGCCGGCTACCGCGCTCCTCTGTGTCATGCTGGTGTCGGGATGGAAGTTCGCCGGCCTCTATATGATCCTGTTCTTCGCGGCGCTCCGGCGCATTCCGCGTCATCTTTATGAAGCGGCGCGGCTCGAGGGGGCGGGCGGTATCTGGTGCTTCTTCAACATCACGCTGCCGCTCCTCAAGCAGAATGTGCTGGTGGCGGTCCTGCTCGCCGTCACGGGCGGCTTCGCCGGCTTCGATCTGTTTTTCACCATGACCAACGGCCAGCCCTATAATTCGACGGAAGTGCCGGCGACCTGGATCATGAAACAGGCCTTCGACAATGATCAGCTGGGCTATGGCATCGCGCTCACTGTGATCCTCACCAGCGTCGTCTGCCTCATCTCGCTCATCTATCTGCGCTATGCCGAGCGAAGCCATGTCGTCGAATATTGA
- a CDS encoding GntR family transcriptional regulator: protein MTETHEIRRRMDRLTGPLGVRLVMAMTSAIEDRTLGPGQPLPAERDFAADLGVSRSTLRQGLEQLAKDGYVATRPGAGTFVAQRILKPITRLTGFTDDMLSRGLKPSSQILGCKVMPVPPEISFRTGLPLGTEVMMLTRLRQADGEVMGYDRSIFPVQAVGADFDGTGSLYARMDARGGRPRRILQSLKAAGAPEDIARHLGVKPGTAVLAIHRIGYGVQGNALEDAMSWYRGDRYEYIAEITG, encoded by the coding sequence ATGACTGAAACCCACGAAATCCGCCGCCGTATGGACCGCCTGACGGGCCCCTTGGGCGTCCGCCTCGTGATGGCGATGACCTCGGCGATCGAGGATCGCACCCTGGGGCCCGGGCAGCCTCTGCCGGCGGAGCGTGACTTCGCGGCCGACCTCGGCGTCTCGCGCTCGACCTTGCGCCAGGGTCTGGAACAGCTGGCTAAGGACGGCTATGTGGCGACCCGGCCGGGTGCCGGCACCTTCGTCGCCCAGCGCATCCTGAAGCCCATCACCCGGCTTACGGGCTTCACCGACGACATGCTGAGCCGCGGCCTCAAGCCCTCCTCTCAAATCCTCGGCTGCAAGGTGATGCCGGTGCCGCCCGAGATTTCCTTTCGCACCGGTCTGCCGCTCGGCACCGAAGTGATGATGCTGACACGCTTGCGCCAGGCGGATGGCGAAGTGATGGGCTATGACCGCTCCATCTTCCCCGTCCAGGCCGTAGGCGCCGATTTCGACGGCACCGGCTCGCTTTATGCCCGCATGGACGCGCGAGGTGGACGGCCTCGCCGCATCCTACAGAGCCTCAAGGCCGCCGGTGCGCCGGAAGACATCGCCCGCCATCTGGGCGTGAAACCGGGCACCGCGGTGCTCGCGATCCACCGCATCGGATATGGCGTGCAAGGCAATGCGCTCGAGGACGCCATGAGCTGGTACCGGGGCGACCGCTATGAATATATTGCTGAAATAACAGGGTGA
- a CDS encoding carbohydrate ABC transporter permease, giving the protein MSSNIDVKPRTPGEWLQFGAGSVIVAVMCFPAVWMVYSAFKSNREIFRSPFGLPAEWRWENFGKAWIEGGLGSLFLNTIIVTGVGVALSVLFASMAAYAFTRLEFPGRRLLSRLFLVGLLLPPPAVAIALFTQLSALGLINTLWALILTNGAWTIALTTYLLGGYFRSLKREMEEAALLEGANRFQVFWYVVMPLVKPAMITVAILNAINIWNELLFALLFISDDDKRTLPAGIVRFSGYHSTDYSLIFAALTITTIPIMIFYFICQRHVMRGLTAAVAE; this is encoded by the coding sequence ATGTCGTCGAATATTGACGTAAAGCCCAGAACGCCGGGCGAATGGCTGCAATTCGGGGCCGGATCGGTCATCGTCGCGGTGATGTGCTTCCCGGCGGTGTGGATGGTGTACTCCGCCTTCAAGTCGAACCGCGAAATCTTCCGATCGCCCTTCGGCCTGCCGGCGGAATGGCGCTGGGAGAATTTCGGCAAGGCGTGGATCGAGGGCGGGCTCGGCTCGCTGTTTCTCAACACCATCATCGTCACCGGCGTCGGCGTGGCGCTGTCGGTCCTCTTCGCCAGCATGGCCGCCTATGCCTTCACCAGACTCGAATTCCCGGGCCGTCGGCTCCTGTCGCGCCTGTTCCTCGTTGGTCTTCTCCTGCCGCCCCCCGCCGTCGCCATCGCGCTCTTCACGCAACTGAGCGCGCTCGGCCTCATCAATACCTTGTGGGCGCTCATTCTCACCAATGGCGCCTGGACGATCGCGCTTACGACCTATCTGCTCGGCGGCTACTTCCGCTCGCTCAAGCGCGAGATGGAGGAGGCGGCCTTGCTGGAAGGCGCCAATCGCTTCCAGGTCTTCTGGTATGTCGTGATGCCACTGGTGAAGCCGGCGATGATCACCGTCGCCATCCTCAATGCCATCAATATCTGGAACGAGCTGCTCTTCGCGCTGCTCTTCATCAGCGACGACGACAAACGCACGCTGCCCGCCGGCATTGTGCGATTCTCGGGCTACCACAGCACCGACTACAGCCTGATCTTCGCGGCGCTGACCATCACCACCATACCGATCATGATCTTCTATTTCATCTGTCAACGCCATGTCATGCGCGGCCTCACTGCCGCGGTCGCCGAATAG
- a CDS encoding SIS domain-containing protein, whose product MTTLIDEYCDNITGMLKKLVATQRGALASAQDWVAEALAQGGLVYVTGSGHSHMIAEEVFYRAGGAAAVQAILDPALMLHQGAQRSTVLEAARGLRRDRAR is encoded by the coding sequence ATGACGACGCTGATCGACGAATATTGCGACAACATCACGGGGATGTTGAAGAAGCTTGTCGCCACGCAGCGCGGCGCCCTGGCGAGCGCCCAGGACTGGGTCGCGGAAGCGTTGGCGCAAGGAGGACTCGTCTATGTCACCGGCAGCGGCCATTCCCATATGATCGCCGAGGAAGTCTTTTACCGCGCCGGTGGGGCGGCGGCGGTGCAGGCGATCCTCGACCCTGCCCTCATGCTGCATCAGGGCGCCCAGCGCTCAACCGTCCTCGAAGCGGCTCGAGGGCTACGCCGAGATCGTGCTCGATGA
- the folB gene encoding dihydroneopterin aldolase — MSDEAKITHHVASGKARLRHVFVKDLKVDALLGIYPEEKTTPQKIVVNIDLSVKEGDDPLSDDIKNVVSYEIVVRKVEEIVAAGHVGLAETLAELIAAACLRDKRVMAARVRIEKPHIIPNARSVGVEIERLRD, encoded by the coding sequence ATGAGCGACGAAGCCAAGATCACCCATCATGTGGCGAGCGGAAAAGCGCGACTGCGCCATGTCTTCGTCAAGGACCTGAAAGTGGACGCGCTGCTCGGCATCTATCCTGAAGAAAAGACCACGCCGCAGAAGATCGTGGTCAATATCGACCTTTCGGTGAAGGAGGGAGACGATCCCCTGAGCGACGACATCAAGAATGTCGTGAGCTATGAGATCGTGGTGCGCAAGGTGGAGGAGATCGTGGCGGCGGGCCATGTAGGCCTGGCGGAGACGCTGGCCGAGCTCATCGCCGCGGCCTGCCTGCGCGACAAGCGCGTAATGGCGGCCAGGGTCCGCATCGAGAAGCCGCATATCATCCCCAACGCCCGCAGCGTCGGCGTGGAGATCGAGAGGCTGCGGGATTAG
- a CDS encoding DUF6152 family protein codes for MRNRLITALAFLVGATAVASAHHGWGSYDSAKKFSIEAPVEMIAWQNPHAHVMLKYDNATWEITLAPISRMQNRGLTEDMLKTGTIIIAEGYPSTRRAHEMRAERVTVAGKVYEMR; via the coding sequence ATGCGCAACAGACTGATCACCGCCCTCGCCTTCCTCGTCGGCGCAACCGCCGTCGCCTCGGCCCATCACGGCTGGGGCAGTTACGACTCGGCGAAGAAGTTCTCCATCGAAGCGCCGGTCGAGATGATCGCCTGGCAAAACCCGCACGCCCACGTGATGCTGAAATACGACAACGCGACCTGGGAAATCACTCTGGCGCCGATCTCGCGGATGCAGAACCGGGGTTTGACAGAGGATATGCTGAAGACCGGAACTATCATCATAGCGGAAGGATATCCTTCGACCCGGCGCGCGCATGAAATGCGGGCGGAGCGAGTCACCGTCGCCGGCAAGGTCTATGAGATGCGCTGA
- a CDS encoding sugar isomerase domain-containing protein — translation MLDDYPIGPKDVLFVVSNSGRNAFPIEAALHAREKGAKVIAITSADHAARVTSRHQSGKMLADVADLVIDNQAPYGDACLSIPHSDKRMGSTSTISGAFIVNAVMAGAVANLSGRGISVDVYRSANSSGEAKEMSDIIARWRPRIRGL, via the coding sequence GTGCTCGATGATTATCCGATCGGCCCGAAGGATGTCCTGTTCGTCGTCTCGAATTCGGGCCGCAACGCCTTTCCGATCGAGGCGGCGCTGCACGCCCGCGAGAAGGGCGCCAAGGTGATCGCCATCACCTCGGCCGACCATGCGGCGCGTGTCACTTCGCGCCATCAGAGCGGCAAGATGCTCGCCGATGTCGCAGACCTCGTCATCGACAATCAGGCGCCATATGGCGATGCCTGCCTCAGCATTCCCCATTCCGACAAGCGCATGGGCTCGACGTCGACGATCTCCGGCGCCTTTATCGTCAATGCGGTGATGGCGGGAGCCGTCGCCAATCTCAGCGGGCGCGGGATCTCCGTCGATGTCTACAGAAGCGCCAACTCGTCCGGCGAGGCGAAGGAGATGAGCGACATCATCGCCCGCTGGCGCCCGCGCATCCGCGGGCTGTAG
- a CDS encoding beta-N-acetylglucosaminidase domain-containing protein gives MFYSGVIEGFYGRPWSAAQRIEMLDWISQAGMKLFAYAPKDDIKIRARWRELYDCWESRSLVNLASEAKTRNVTLMGAVSPCLDIRHCDPSETVVLKRKLQQLDDIGMRSFALLFDDVPSILGPEDGKHFSTFAEAQAHVVNEMQDFVKALGSDRRLFFCPTEYCGRMAGGDVRKSAYLAEIGERLAPGVEIFWTGPEIVSEEITAQSLRELAQVLRRKPVIWENFHANDYDIRRVYAGPLGGRKTEIVAEVSGFITNPNNEFEANFSAVHTLGCFLSDAGYNEAEALKASCRDWRRRFVYASSERQLELDQVELLADLLHQPFRLGPQSAAIVAEARRLLLQPMGAGFAEGVERIRHFLNRVSKLFDDLTEIGNRDLFYTFQPYLWECREELLTTVHYLDWLATGPEAGARFPHEDRIPNTYRQGFAVALQHLLPRDETGVYRHVT, from the coding sequence ATGTTCTACAGCGGAGTCATCGAAGGCTTCTACGGCAGGCCCTGGTCGGCCGCCCAGCGCATCGAGATGCTGGACTGGATCAGCCAAGCCGGCATGAAGCTCTTTGCCTATGCGCCCAAGGACGACATCAAGATCAGGGCGCGCTGGCGCGAACTTTACGATTGCTGGGAAAGCCGCAGCCTCGTCAATCTCGCCAGCGAGGCGAAAACGCGCAACGTGACGCTCATGGGGGCGGTCTCGCCCTGTCTCGATATCCGCCATTGCGATCCGAGCGAGACCGTGGTGCTCAAGCGCAAGCTGCAGCAACTCGACGACATCGGCATGAGATCCTTCGCCTTGCTCTTCGACGATGTCCCGAGCATCCTCGGGCCCGAGGATGGCAAGCACTTCTCGACCTTTGCGGAAGCACAGGCGCATGTCGTCAACGAGATGCAGGACTTCGTGAAGGCTTTAGGCTCCGATCGCAGGCTGTTCTTCTGCCCGACCGAATATTGCGGGCGCATGGCCGGCGGTGACGTGCGCAAGTCGGCTTATCTCGCAGAGATCGGAGAGAGACTCGCTCCTGGTGTCGAGATCTTCTGGACGGGACCTGAGATCGTCTCGGAAGAGATCACGGCGCAGTCGCTCAGGGAACTTGCCCAGGTGCTGAGGCGCAAGCCGGTGATCTGGGAGAATTTCCACGCCAACGATTATGACATCAGGCGCGTCTATGCCGGGCCGCTCGGCGGACGCAAAACCGAAATCGTGGCGGAGGTCTCAGGCTTCATCACCAATCCCAACAACGAGTTCGAGGCCAATTTCTCCGCCGTCCACACTCTCGGCTGTTTCCTGTCGGATGCCGGCTATAATGAGGCGGAAGCGCTCAAGGCCTCCTGCCGCGACTGGCGGCGGCGCTTCGTCTATGCCTCGAGCGAGCGGCAGCTCGAGCTCGACCAGGTCGAGCTTCTGGCTGATCTCCTCCACCAGCCTTTCCGCCTGGGCCCGCAATCGGCGGCGATCGTCGCGGAAGCGCGCCGGCTTCTGCTGCAGCCCATGGGAGCAGGCTTTGCCGAAGGTGTCGAGCGCATCCGCCATTTCCTCAACCGCGTCTCGAAGCTCTTCGACGACCTCACCGAGATCGGCAACCGTGATCTCTTCTACACGTTCCAGCCTTATCTCTGGGAATGCCGCGAAGAGCTTCTGACCACCGTCCACTATCTCGACTGGCTGGCGACCGGCCCGGAAGCCGGCGCCCGCTTCCCGCATGAAGACCGCATACCCAATACTTATCGACAAGGCTTTGCCGTGGCTCTCCAGCATCTCCTTCCGCGCGACGAGACAGGAGTTTACCGCCATGTCACTTGA
- a CDS encoding ABC transporter substrate-binding protein, with amino-acid sequence MPLRTNVLTRRAFSLLALSAAAWGSASLPSAAAPTEVRITHSMTGGAQKEVFDAIVAAFEAAHPDIKIKQIVYDDDLYSDTGLITQLKSSSPPEIYFQWAGAPIQRDAREGFAMDLSEALGTDGWKDSFIAPAFSQQMGVLSDGKPYLVPITLDVTNVIWYNKQIFKDAGVTPPANWAELIDLTKKLAGANQTPFVIGNQELWPLGNWASHIASRVVPPGDYEAAFRLEKPFNTPDFEKALMLIDEIRQAGGFNKDIAGLGADPAMSTFFQGAAAMHPIGSWLVSSAAELAEKDFDYDEFNTPLIDPAHPLKDSVIGTLTGFAVSPKSQNPQQAITFLRFFTSPENQVKWAEAGSFSPVKGAMEKAKLDPKTKAMADLLNSASSLVPPPDTTYPVEVAEAYYQAAAYVAGGEKSPKDALVWLDDRVKSMRKP; translated from the coding sequence ATGCCGCTCAGGACAAACGTGTTGACGCGCCGTGCTTTCTCTCTCCTGGCCCTGAGTGCGGCGGCCTGGGGCAGCGCGTCACTCCCGTCGGCGGCGGCACCTACCGAGGTGCGCATCACCCATTCCATGACGGGTGGCGCGCAGAAGGAAGTCTTCGACGCCATTGTCGCCGCCTTCGAAGCGGCGCATCCCGACATCAAGATCAAACAGATCGTCTATGACGACGATCTCTATTCCGACACCGGCCTCATCACCCAGCTCAAGAGCTCCTCGCCGCCCGAGATCTATTTCCAATGGGCGGGCGCTCCCATCCAGCGCGACGCGCGCGAGGGCTTCGCCATGGATCTCTCAGAGGCGCTCGGCACGGACGGCTGGAAGGACAGCTTCATCGCGCCCGCCTTCTCGCAGCAGATGGGCGTGCTCAGTGACGGCAAGCCCTATCTGGTGCCCATCACGCTCGATGTCACCAATGTCATCTGGTACAACAAGCAGATCTTCAAGGACGCCGGCGTAACGCCGCCCGCGAACTGGGCCGAGCTCATCGATCTCACCAAGAAGCTCGCCGGCGCCAATCAGACGCCTTTCGTCATCGGCAACCAGGAACTCTGGCCGCTCGGCAACTGGGCATCCCATATTGCCTCGCGCGTCGTGCCGCCCGGTGACTATGAAGCGGCCTTCCGGCTCGAGAAGCCCTTCAACACGCCCGATTTCGAGAAGGCGCTGATGCTCATCGACGAAATCCGCCAGGCCGGCGGCTTCAACAAGGATATCGCCGGTCTCGGCGCCGATCCGGCCATGAGCACCTTCTTCCAGGGCGCTGCCGCCATGCATCCGATCGGTTCGTGGCTCGTCTCCTCGGCGGCGGAACTCGCCGAGAAGGACTTCGACTATGACGAGTTCAACACGCCGCTCATCGACCCGGCGCATCCCCTGAAGGATAGCGTCATCGGCACGCTCACCGGCTTCGCGGTGAGCCCCAAGAGCCAGAATCCGCAGCAGGCGATTACCTTCCTGCGCTTCTTCACCAGTCCCGAGAACCAGGTCAAATGGGCGGAAGCCGGCAGCTTCAGCCCGGTGAAGGGCGCAATGGAGAAGGCCAAGCTCGATCCCAAGACAAAGGCGATGGCCGATCTTCTCAACAGCGCCAGCTCGCTGGTGCCGCCGCCCGACACGACCTATCCGGTCGAAGTCGCGGAGGCTTATTACCAGGCCGCCGCCTATGTGGCGGGCGGCGAGAAATCGCCCAAGGACGCGCTTGTCTGGCTCGACGACCGCGTCAAGTCCATGCGCAAGCCGTGA
- a CDS encoding SDR family oxidoreductase: MTERRDFAGAVLITGAARRIGRRIALDLARDGWAVAIHCNSSLEDATTLKVGIEAEGGRSAIVQGDLAEASVPERLVAEATKALGPLTCLVNNASRFEPDEAGSVTLDSWAAHLDTNLRAPVFLSQHFAAQLPTGAQGNIINIIDQRVWKLTPKFFSYTASKSALWTVTRTLAQALAPRIRVNAIGPGPALPNVRMDEQDFARQARLTLLKRGTSPEEISAAVKYILSAPAMTGQMIVLDGGQHLLWQTRDVTEVEE, translated from the coding sequence ATGACTGAACGACGCGACTTTGCCGGCGCCGTCCTGATCACCGGCGCGGCGCGCCGGATCGGGCGGCGCATCGCCCTCGATCTCGCGCGCGACGGCTGGGCTGTCGCGATCCACTGCAATAGCTCGCTGGAGGATGCGACGACGCTCAAAGTTGGGATCGAGGCCGAGGGTGGCCGAAGCGCCATCGTCCAGGGCGATCTTGCCGAGGCGTCGGTGCCTGAGCGGCTGGTCGCCGAGGCGACGAAGGCGCTCGGACCCTTGACCTGCCTCGTCAACAACGCCTCACGCTTCGAGCCCGATGAGGCGGGGTCGGTGACGCTCGACAGCTGGGCGGCCCATCTCGATACCAATCTGAGGGCGCCGGTCTTCCTGTCGCAGCATTTCGCGGCTCAGCTGCCGACGGGCGCGCAAGGCAACATCATCAACATCATCGACCAGCGCGTCTGGAAGTTGACGCCCAAATTCTTCTCCTACACGGCAAGCAAATCGGCATTGTGGACGGTAACGAGAACGCTCGCACAGGCGCTCGCGCCCCGCATCCGCGTCAATGCCATAGGGCCCGGGCCGGCGCTTCCCAATGTGCGGATGGACGAGCAGGATTTCGCCAGGCAGGCGCGTCTCACGCTTCTGAAGCGCGGCACGTCGCCCGAGGAGATCTCCGCCGCCGTGAAATACATTCTGTCGGCGCCGGCGATGACCGGCCAGATGATCGTGCTCGACGGCGGCCAGCATCTCTTATGGCAGACCCGTGATGTCACCGAAGTGGAAGAATAG
- a CDS encoding N-acetyltransferase, whose product MSLESYLLRHATPDDLPALYRVCLKTGNSGRDATALQDDPDILGEVYVGPYVVLEPDLAFALDSPHGPIGYLLGALDTVRFNDRLEREWLPRLQKAHRDPGGDAKTWRGSDWVRHVLHHPFLEVPAVLAPYPSHAHIDLLIEARGHGIGRHLMQTMMERLTELGSSGLHLQVSPKNEGAREFYHALGFEVLSSPDLPGDTLFMARHLGELHGAN is encoded by the coding sequence ATGTCACTTGAGTCCTACCTATTGCGCCACGCGACCCCCGACGACCTGCCGGCGCTCTACAGGGTCTGCCTGAAGACCGGAAATTCCGGCAGGGATGCGACCGCCCTGCAGGACGATCCCGATATCCTGGGCGAGGTCTATGTCGGACCCTATGTAGTGCTGGAGCCGGATCTCGCCTTTGCGCTCGACAGTCCGCATGGACCCATCGGCTATCTGCTCGGCGCCCTCGATACGGTCAGGTTCAATGACCGGCTCGAGCGGGAATGGTTGCCGCGCCTGCAGAAGGCTCACCGCGATCCCGGCGGCGATGCCAAGACCTGGCGAGGCAGCGACTGGGTGCGCCACGTCCTGCATCATCCCTTCCTCGAGGTTCCCGCCGTTCTGGCACCCTACCCCTCGCATGCTCATATCGATCTTCTCATCGAAGCGCGTGGGCACGGGATCGGCCGTCATCTGATGCAGACCATGATGGAGCGTCTCACCGAGCTCGGCTCGTCCGGCCTTCACCTGCAGGTGAGCCCGAAGAATGAAGGCGCGCGGGAATTCTATCACGCCCTTGGCTTTGAAGTGCTCTCTTCACCGGACTTGCCGGGCGACACATTGTTCATGGCGCGCCACCTCGGGGAACTGCATGGCGCGAATTGA